A segment of the Nitrospira sp. SG-bin1 genome:
AGGCGCTGGCCAAGGCGATCGATCAAGCCACGATGCTGGAAGAGCGGCTGGCGGGGAAGGTGCTCTCGACAAAGGGGATGCTGTAAGGGATTTGGAAATAGCATAATTTGTCAGTTTGAGGAGAGCGGGTTCTGAAAGGGTGCGCGCCCCTTCGTCTTTTGAGTCGGTGAGCTGACTCATGCAGAATGACGGGAAGATCGCTGCGTGTTTGTGGGGTGAGTCTTTCTCCCACTGATGCGAGAGAATGTCAGCGGTGTGCAGCGATGAGCATGCATCGCGGTTGTCTTGAGGCACACCAAGCTTCCGCTGGCTGACCACATACATGGCAAGATCGATGGCCGTTTCACAGGCTCGCTGTAGATTTAAGACAACGGTATCCCTGCTTGATTGTCAATTCGGTTCTGTTGTCCCCCGCATGTTCATCCTGAATCCGCTGGCGGCACCGCTCAATGCTGGCGGCTTCGTTGAGGATCACTTCATCAGCCATACACCAGCCCGCAGTTTGTAAACCCTTCAAGATTCCACGCCGTTCTTCATTCAGCCTGGCATAGTCTGAATAGACGTACATTTCGAATTCTCGACGGGCTTGTTCGTCCATAGCGCTCCGGCCCGGGAAGATCTACGTCACTGTCGGGGCGGGCGATTCCCTTCGCCTGTGAGCCAAATCGATACAGTGCGATTAATCCACGGACTGACTTGTTCATGTATTCCACTAGTCCTGTGTCATTCTGTCATTCATAGGTCGCTCCGCCGACTTGCCGAGTTCAGGTTACTGTTCGGTCCCATTCTGTCAATCGAAAGACCTCAAGCCCCTCATATCTGGGTGGGCACTGCCTGGTGGAATCGGGGACATAGATTGCCAGTGGCAGGAACCATCCAGTTGCGGTATTGTTACCCTTCCACATATGGATATATTCCATAAGGGGATAACTCCATGATCGCCATCATTGACTACGGGATGGGAAATCTTCGCAGTGTCTCGAAGGCCTTCGAGGCCGTGGGACATCAGGCGATTGTCACGCGCGAGGCGGCTTCGATTCAAAACGCCAGTCATGTCGTCCTTCCGGGAGTGGGAGCTTTTGGAGACTGTATGGCGAACTTGAAACAGTATGACCTGATTGAACCAATCAAGGCGGTAATTCAATCGGGGAAACCATTCTTGGGGATCTGTCTAGGGTTCCAGCTATTGTTTACGGAAAGTGAGGAATTTGGCAGGCACGAAGGACTCGACATTTTCCCGGGCAAAGTGAGAGCTTTCTCAAAGGATCGGACACTCAAAGTTCCGCACATGGGGTGGAATCAAATCAGCATCCAAAGTAGCTGTCCGTTGTTCCAAGGCATAGCCGACGGATCCAATTGGTATTTTGTGCATTCCTATTTTGTGGATCCACGTGACGGGCACATGACCGCCACCACGACGACGTACGGCATTTCCTTCACATCGAGTATCTGGAAGGACAATGTGGTCGCGTGCCAGTTCCACCCAGAGAAGAGCCAGGCGGTCGGGTTACAATTGATCAAGAATTTTGGAGCGTGGAAGTGAGGGTATACGGTCTGTTATCTCGCACGATTCTGATGACAAGCGCTGTTGCTTTGGTAACTATTGCAACAGGGTGTAGTGGATCAAAAGTCACGACGAAATCTGCCCCAGAACTCTCCCGTTACCACATCCGCTCCATCGCCTTGATACCGTTTACGTCGATTGCTACACCCCAAGCGCGTGATCAAGACGATCTCTTTCTTCCAATCCCGGAGAGTGTCCGTCGGTCCGACATCTCCTTGGCGATTCCGCGGGACATTCAGCCTACATCCAAACAAACCATGCTGGTACCCGGATATGCGGCGGAGAAGGTGACGGAATTGTTCTGGGGACGCCTCCAGGATCGAAGGGGAGTGCAAGTGTTGTCTCCTGGTGAGGCGGTCAGAGTCTCTTCGGCGGATGAGGAACTGTCCAAAATGGGAGCGGAAAAGGCTGCACCCGCCGTTGCCAAACGACTGAAAGCGGATGCAGCATTATTGGGCGTCGTATCGGTGTACCAGGAACGGGTGGGCAGTCGGCTTGGAGCCGACCCTCCGGCGACGGTGGGTTTTGAGGCCAAAGTCGTGGCGGCTGATGGACAGGTACTCTGGGTCGGTGGCTATTACGAACGGCAGCGACCCATGGGCGAGGATCTACTTGGATTTTTTCGAGGATGGGGTTTCCTGACGGCGGCGGAACTCGCCGAATACGGGGTTGATGCGGTCTTGAAAGACTTTCCGTTCGGTGTGGGGGAGGGCAAGTAGCGTGCTGGTAATTCCCGCGATTGATTTGAAAGACGGGCGCTGTGTGCGGTTGCGCCAAGGCGATATGGCGGCGGAAACGGTCTATTCGAACGATGTCACGGAGGTCGCCAGTAGGTGGCAGCAACAGGGAGCCAGCCTGATCCACGTCGTGGATTTGAACGGCGCGGTGGACGGCGAACCACGCAATCTATCCCAAATTGAAGCCGTGCTGAAGACGGTGAAGATTAATGTGCAGATCGGCGGCGGCATCAGGACGATTCAGACGGTTCGGCGCTATCTTCAGGCCGGGATGTCGCGCGTCGTTCTTGGCACGGCCGCGCTGACGGATCGGACGTTTCTCGAACAGGCCTGCAAAGAATTTCCTCGCCGAATTTTATTGGGCCTCGATGCGCGTGGCGGCATGGTCGCCGTGAAGGGATGGACGGCGGTGTCGGAAACGAGCGCCATCGATCTCTTGAGGGAGGTAGGCGGGCTGGCGATTGGAGCGGTCATTTATACGGATATCGCACGGGATGGGATGTTGAACGGGCCGAATCTACCGGCGCTGAAGGAAGTCGTGACTTCGTCATCGTTTCCCGTGATCGCTTCGGGGGGGATCAGTCGGATCGAGGATCTTCTTGCGGTGCGATCGCTCGGTCCCAAGGTGGAGGGCGCGATTGTCGGCAAGGCTCTCTATGATGGCAAACTGGATTATCAGGCTGCAGTGGCCGCGCTAAGTCAGAGGTGAAAGACACAAGAGAAACTGATAAAGAAGAATCGAGCGGGTTCTTCAGAATGTCCTCAAGCACAATCGTATGTTGACTAAACGCATTATTCCCTGTCTGGATGTCAAAGAAGGACGTGTGGTCAAGGGCGTCAGCTTCGTGAATCTCCGCGATGCCGGAGATCCGGTCGAAGCAGCGGTCGGGTATGACCGGGAAGGGGCGGATGAGCTGTGCTTCCTCGATATCACGGCTTCGCATGAAAATCGAAAGACGATCCTCGACGTCGTTGAGCGGACGGCGGCCCGAGTATTCATGCCGGTGACGGTCGGTGGGGGCGTGGGGACGCTCGACGATATTCGCGCCCTGTTGAATGCCGGAGCAGACAAGGTCAGCATCAATACTGCGGCAGTCCGACGACCGGAGTTCGTAAAGGAGGCCGCGCAGCGTTTTGGGACCCAATGCATCGTCGTGGCCATCGATGCAAAACACATAACGGGTGATCGTTGGGAAGTCTTCACGCACGGTGGTCGTCAGGCAACGGGATTGGATACGGTGGAGTGGGCAAGACGGATGGCCCAGTACGGTGCCGGTGAAATTCTGTTGACCAGCATGGATCAGGATGGCCGGCAAACGGGGTACGACTTGGATCTGACGTCAGCCGTGTCTGGCGCTGTGTCGATTCCCGTGATTGCGTCCGGCGGGGTTGGCACGTTGGAACATCTATACGATGGATTTGTGAAGGGCAAGGCGGATGCGGTCTTAGCCGCTTCGATTTTTCATTTTCGGACCTATACAATCTTCCAAGCCAAGGCGTATTTACGTGAGCGTGGTGTCCCCGTCCGGTTCGATGGCTTTTCACAAGCGGCATCACACGATGAGTCAAGGATCCGTGGATCAGCTGCAGTTCGATAACGAGGGACTCCTTCCGGCCGTCATTCAGGATTGGCTCGATGGGACGGTGCTGATGCTGGGATACATGAACCCGGAAGCCTTCGCGAAGACGGTCGCGACGAAGAAGGTCCACTTTTGGAGCCGGTCCCGAAACAGGCTGTGGGAAAAAGGGGAAACCTCCGGTCATTGGCTCCATGTCAAGGAACTTTTTGTCGATTGCGACAACGACACGATTCTGGTGAAGGCCCAGCCGGGTGGACCGACGTGTCATACCGGCGAGCGAGCCTGCTTCTTTTCCAAGTTGGACGAGCAGGGCAAGATGATCGGAAATACAACACAGGATGCGGCGGGGGGAATCCTTGACTCGGTGTTGCGGACCATCTGTGAGCGCCGTGCGCATCCTCAAGCCGGGTCCTATACGTCGAAACTGTTCGAGGGCGGCCATGACAAAATCCTGAAGAAGGTAGCCGAAGAGGCCGGAGAAGTCCTCTTGGCGTCCAAAGGCGGCAGGAAAGAGGAAATCGTCTACGAAGTGGCCGACTTGTTCTTTCACACCCTGATGGTTCTAGGGTATCACGATGTGGCTCTGCACGATATTTATGAAGAGTTGGGCAAACGATTCGGCACATCCGGATTGAGGGCGGAGAAGTGAGGAGCCGACCATGAACGACTGTTTGTTCTGCAAAATCGTGGAGAAGACCATTCCGACTAAGATCGTTCACGAAGACGACGAGACTCTGGCCTTTGACGACATCCATCCGCAGGCACCAGTGCATACCTTGGTGATTCCCAAACGGCATGTCACCTCGATTCAGGATCTGGGTGAGTCCGATCAGGCGCTGCTGGCACGGTTGCTGCTGACCTGTACGAAAGTCGCGAAGGACAAAGGGGTGACCGACTCAGGATTCCGTCTCGTGACGAACACCGGACGACATGGCGGTCAAACCATCTTTCATCTGCATTGGCATGTTATGGGGGGACGCCGAATGGGCTGGCCTCCCGGCTGACAGAAACTCCGAATTGACAGGTTTTCCACTCGTCTGTTAATCTGAACGGTCAATTATTCCGATTACTTAGTAACCGACTCGTCCGGTCGTGCGCGACGGGAGCGTAGGAGCGGAGACTCTCGTGGGCCGAGGCCTGATTTCCGACGATATCAAGAATCGAATAAGAGATCGGGTCGATATCGCGGACGTCGTCGGGCAGCATGTATCGCTGAGACGGGCCGGCCAGAACCTTGTGGGACTGTGCCCCTTTCATCAAGAAAAGAGCCCCTCTTTTTCGGTCAGTCCTTCCAAACAAATGTTTTACTGCTTCGGCTGTAAGGCCGGAGGCGATGTCTATGCCTTTTTGACCAAAATTACCGGAGCTTCGTTCCCGGAGGTGCTCCGGGAACTCGGAGACAAGGTAGGTATCGTGGTCGAGGAGTCGCCCGCAGAACGAATGCAACGCGGGCAGACTCATCGCACTGAAGAAATCAACCGGGTCGCGATGACTTGGTTTCAGGCCAATCTGCGCGATACGCACATCGGCGCCGCAGCACGCGACTATCTGAACCGACGGGGCATCCAACAATCGACGGTGGATGTCTTCCGGATCGGAGTATCGTCTTTAGAATGGGATGGATTGATCAAATTTCTGTCCCGCAAGGGATTTTCTCATGGCGAGATGGTGACCGCTGGGCTCGGAACCTCGCGAACCCACGGGAACGGGTACTACGACAAGTTCCACGGACGACTCATGTTCACGATCACCGATCTGCGCAAGCGTGTGGTGGGATTCGGCGGACGCGTGCTGGACGACCGCATGCCCAAATACCTCAATTCCCCCGATACACCCCTGTTCAAGAAAGGGCAGACGCTGTATGCCTTCGATCAGGCGCGCGAAGCCATCGTTCGAACTAAAACGGTGATTGTCGTGGAGGGCTATTTCGATGCGATCGCGCTCCACCAGGCAGGACTTGCCCATACCGTCGCCACGCTGGGGACGGCTCTGACGGCCGAACATATTCAGGCTCTGCGGCGGTTTGCCGACCAGGTCGTGTTGCTCTTCGACCCGGATGCAGCCGGAGTAAGTGCGGCGTTGAGAGGTTTGGATCTTTTCGTCAACAGTGGATTGGGCGTCAAAGTCGTCACGTTGCCGGCAGGGGAAGACCCCGACACGTTTGTGCGGAAGAAAGGCGCCGACGCGTTCACCAGGCTGGAAGCGGCGGCGCCGAGTCTCCTGGATTATGCGCTGAACCATACGGTCATGCAGGCCGATGTCGGCTCGCTTGAAAGCCGCATTCGAAGCGTCGACGAGGTCCTGCGCATTCTGCAGAAGAGCGAGCATCCGATCGAGCGGCAGGAGCGCATGAGGATCGTGGCGGAACGCCTGGGCATCAGCGAAGCGAGGCTGATCGAGCGTTATCCGGTGCTGCTGGCTCAACCGAAACGAGGTGCCACGACCGCGCCACGCACGCCGCCCGTCCCCGGAATGCCGCTCAATGCCCTGTTCAAGGGTTCGCCGGAAGAGCGGGATCTCCTTGTACTGCTGCTGCACGGACAATTGGCGCCGGCCGATATCCGACGCCTGCGACCGGAGTCTTTTACCGTCGCGACCTGCCGCAAGCTCGTCGAGATTGCGCTCGCTCATGTCGACCGGGAGGGACGCATCAGTCTCCGACCCGTCTTGGATGAATCGGCGGGAGATTCCGACTGTGGGGCCTTGGCGGCGGAATTGTCGATGCGCGAGGATCACTTCGACGACGTGCCGGCGCACGTGAAAGCCTGTTTGGATCGTCTGGACCAGAAGCGGTCGGAACAGCGACTCAGAGAGCTCATCGTCAGCCTGAGACTCGCTGAACGCGAAGGGCGAGCGGAGGATGTGCGAATGTTGAATGTGCAGATCAATGACGTACGGATGCGGAAAGCCGGCACGCCGACCGCCGGTGTGGTTTCATTGGTGAAGGAGTAGTCATGGCGAAACAAGAATTATTGGGCGAGGTCAAGAAGCTGATCACGATCGGAAAGGAAAAAGGATTCCTGACGTACGACGAGCTCAACAGTACCTTGCCCGCTGAAGTGGTGTCCTCGGATCAATTTGGCAACATCATGGCGATGTTCGGTGAGATGGATATCGAAATCGTCGAAGCCACGGACGGCGAACGGGTTCAGAAACGGTCTGAAGGGGACGTCGGCGAGGAGGTGGAGGATGTCGAGTCGGATTCCGACGAGGAAAACGATAAGGCCATCGATCTGACGCCGGGTGCGCTGAGCCGTACCGACGATCCCGTGCGGCTGTACCTCAAAGAGATGGGCAGCGTGGCGCTGCTCAGCCGCGAGGGGGAGATCGAGATCGCCAAGCGGATCGAGGAGGGGAAAAACGACATTGCCTCGGTGATCTATGGGATGCCGATGACCATCGAGTTCGTTCTGGCGCTCCGTGACCAGCTGAAGAACGGGAAAATCGATGTGCGTGAGATCGTGCCGGTGCAGGAGACGGAGGAAGACTTTGAAGAAGAGCAGCAGCCGGTGGAACGGGATTACGAGGAACTTCGAGTCAAGACGCTCGATGCCTTGAATTCCGTGCGGAAAGTCTCTCTCGCGCTGAAGGCCTTGGCGGAGAAGAGCAAACATCTCGGCACCGATCCGGTCAAACACAAGAAGTTCAAGAAGCAGTTCGATGCGGTTCGTCAACAGGTGGTGAATAAGATTGAGTCCGTGAATCTTCATGGCGTGCTGAAGGATCGGATGGTCCAGCGTGTCCGCGATCTGGCGGTGCAGATCCGTGTCGCCGAACGGGAAGCGATCAGTTGCCAACGTCGGATCGGTGTGGGAGGGGAAGCCGGTGCCGAATTGCTGAGGAAGATGTGCCGGAGCCGCCAGGACTTCTTGGCGGTCAAGCGCAAGACCGGTGTGTCGGAAGAAGCTTTGATGGAGATTCGGAAGGTCTATCAAACCGCCAAAGCGAAGATTCGCCAGTTGGAAGCGGAAGAGGCGCTCGTCCCGGCCGAAGAGATCAAGGATGCGGTCAAGCATCTCGATATTGCGGAAGAAAAGGTCAAGCGAGGAAAAGCGGAGCTGGTCGAGGCGAATTTGCGGCTCGTCGTCAGCATTGCAAAGAAATACACGAATCGAGGCCTCCAGTTCCTCGATTTGATTCAGGAAGGCAATATCGGCCTGATGAAGGCGGTGGACAAATTCGAATACAAGCGCGGGTACAAGTTCAGCACCTACGCGACCTGGTGGATTCGACAAGCGATTACGCGGGCCATCGCGGATCAAGCGCGCACCATCCGAATTCCGGTTCACATGATCGAAACGATCAATAAGCTCATTCGTACTTCCAGACATCTTGTGCAGAAACTAGGTCGTGAACCGCTTCCCGAGGAAATCGCGGAACGCATGGATTTGCCGCTCGATAAAGTCCGAAAAATCCTGAAGATTGCCCGTGAACCGATTTCGCTCGAAACGCCGATCGGTGAAGAGGAAGACAGCCATCTGGGCGACTTCATCGAAGACAAGAAAGCCGTCTCTCCGCTGGAAGCGGCCATTCGTTACGACTTGCAGCGGCAGATCAACAGCGCCTTGGAAACCTTGACGCCCCGCGAGGAGAAGGTCTTGCGAAAGCGGTTCGGGATCGGTGAAGCGACCGATCATACCTTGGAAGAGGTGGGGCAGGACTTCGAAGTCACCCGCGAACGTATCAGGCAAATTGAGGCCAAGGCTTTGAGGAAATTGCGGCATCCGAGTCGCAGTAAAAAACTAAGGAGTTTCGTCGAAAGTTTATAGATTTCGGAGTGACGGCGACGTGATTTGACTCTGCTCGGAGCAGCGGCCTAGAATCCGTTTCGGGATATCATCCACTGTTGAGGCCGAGACCGACGGACGTCGTCAGAGATGATTCGCTCATCCAGACGTCGGCCTACATCGATCCGTTCCGGTCGGGCCCATAGCTCAGGTGGTTAGAGCGGCTGACTCATAATCAGCTGGTCCTAGGTTCAAGTCCTAGTGGGCCCACCAGTCCGGTAGGCGGCTGGCCCGTTCAGTGCGCTGGCATTGATGGAAAGGATACGTTGAACCAAAAGCTGTCTCCGCTCATTGAACTGCAAAAACTCGATCTCCGGATCATGGAGATCACCGAGCTCCGCCGAAAGATCCCCGAACGCCTTCACGCCGCGGAAATTCCTCTTCAAGAGGCGACCCAACTCCTGAATGACACGAAGGCCGCCGTCGAGGCCGCCGTGAAAGAACGTCGTGCGCACGAAAAGGACCTTGAGGCGCATGAAGCTCATACGGACAAGATGAAATCACATGCGGCTAGTCTCAAGACCAACAAGGAGTATCAGGCGCATTTGTTCGAGCTCGAGCTGGCGAACAAGAAGCGGGGAGAGTTCGAAGAAAAGATTCTGTTGGCCATGGAAAAGGTCGATGAGCTTCAGAAGAAGGCCAAAGAGCTTCAGGAGAAACAACAGACTCATGGAAAGGCATTTACCGAGGAAAAACGAGGGCTGGAGACACAAGACAAAGAACTGGCGAAGGAACTGGCACGACTCGAAACGGACTTTCGGGAAGCATCCGCGCAGGTGGAAAAACCCCTCCTCGATCGGTACAACCAAGTCAAAGCGTC
Coding sequences within it:
- a CDS encoding RNA polymerase subunit sigma-70 → MAKQELLGEVKKLITIGKEKGFLTYDELNSTLPAEVVSSDQFGNIMAMFGEMDIEIVEATDGERVQKRSEGDVGEEVEDVESDSDEENDKAIDLTPGALSRTDDPVRLYLKEMGSVALLSREGEIEIAKRIEEGKNDIASVIYGMPMTIEFVLALRDQLKNGKIDVREIVPVQETEEDFEEEQQPVERDYEELRVKTLDALNSVRKVSLALKALAEKSKHLGTDPVKHKKFKKQFDAVRQQVVNKIESVNLHGVLKDRMVQRVRDLAVQIRVAEREAISCQRRIGVGGEAGAELLRKMCRSRQDFLAVKRKTGVSEEALMEIRKVYQTAKAKIRQLEAEEALVPAEEIKDAVKHLDIAEEKVKRGKAELVEANLRLVVSIAKKYTNRGLQFLDLIQEGNIGLMKAVDKFEYKRGYKFSTYATWWIRQAITRAIADQARTIRIPVHMIETINKLIRTSRHLVQKLGREPLPEEIAERMDLPLDKVRKILKIAREPISLETPIGEEEDSHLGDFIEDKKAVSPLEAAIRYDLQRQINSALETLTPREEKVLRKRFGIGEATDHTLEEVGQDFEVTRERIRQIEAKALRKLRHPSRSKKLRSFVESL
- a CDS encoding 1-(5-phosphoribosyl)-5-((5-phosphoribosylamino)methylideneamino)imidazole-4-carboxamide isomerase (catalyzes the formation of 5-(5-phospho-1-deoxyribulos-1-ylamino)methylideneamino-l-(5-hosphoribosyl)imidazole-4-carboxamide from 1-(5-phosphoribosyl)-5-[(5-phosphoribosylamino)methylideneamino] imidazole-4-carboxamide), with product MLVIPAIDLKDGRCVRLRQGDMAAETVYSNDVTEVASRWQQQGASLIHVVDLNGAVDGEPRNLSQIEAVLKTVKINVQIGGGIRTIQTVRRYLQAGMSRVVLGTAALTDRTFLEQACKEFPRRILLGLDARGGMVAVKGWTAVSETSAIDLLREVGGLAIGAVIYTDIARDGMLNGPNLPALKEVVTSSSFPVIASGGISRIEDLLAVRSLGPKVEGAIVGKALYDGKLDYQAAVAALSQR
- the hisH gene encoding imidazole glycerol phosphate synthase subunit HisH (with HisF IGPS catalyzes the conversion of phosphoribulosyl-formimino-5-aminoimidazole-4-carboxamide ribonucleotide phosphate and glutamine to imidazole-glycerol phosphate, 5-aminoimidazol-4-carboxamide ribonucleotide, and glutamate in histidine biosynthesis; the HisH subunit provides the glutamine amidotransferase activity that produces the ammonia necessary to HisF for the synthesis of imidazole-glycerol phosphate and 5-aminoimidazol-4-carboxamide ribonucleotide) gives rise to the protein MIAIIDYGMGNLRSVSKAFEAVGHQAIVTREAASIQNASHVVLPGVGAFGDCMANLKQYDLIEPIKAVIQSGKPFLGICLGFQLLFTESEEFGRHEGLDIFPGKVRAFSKDRTLKVPHMGWNQISIQSSCPLFQGIADGSNWYFVHSYFVDPRDGHMTATTTTYGISFTSSIWKDNVVACQFHPEKSQAVGLQLIKNFGAWK
- a CDS encoding histidine triad nucleotide-binding protein; the encoded protein is MNDCLFCKIVEKTIPTKIVHEDDETLAFDDIHPQAPVHTLVIPKRHVTSIQDLGESDQALLARLLLTCTKVAKDKGVTDSGFRLVTNTGRHGGQTIFHLHWHVMGGRRMGWPPG
- a CDS encoding bifunctional phosphoribosyl-AMP cyclohydrolase/phosphoribosyl-ATP diphosphatase, giving the protein MQFDNEGLLPAVIQDWLDGTVLMLGYMNPEAFAKTVATKKVHFWSRSRNRLWEKGETSGHWLHVKELFVDCDNDTILVKAQPGGPTCHTGERACFFSKLDEQGKMIGNTTQDAAGGILDSVLRTICERRAHPQAGSYTSKLFEGGHDKILKKVAEEAGEVLLASKGGRKEEIVYEVADLFFHTLMVLGYHDVALHDIYEELGKRFGTSGLRAEK
- a CDS encoding imidazole glycerol phosphate synthase subunit HisF, with amino-acid sequence MLTKRIIPCLDVKEGRVVKGVSFVNLRDAGDPVEAAVGYDREGADELCFLDITASHENRKTILDVVERTAARVFMPVTVGGGVGTLDDIRALLNAGADKVSINTAAVRRPEFVKEAAQRFGTQCIVVAIDAKHITGDRWEVFTHGGRQATGLDTVEWARRMAQYGAGEILLTSMDQDGRQTGYDLDLTSAVSGAVSIPVIASGGVGTLEHLYDGFVKGKADAVLAASIFHFRTYTIFQAKAYLRERGVPVRFDGFSQAASHDESRIRGSAAVR